The Acidobacteriota bacterium region TCGCGATTAAATTCCAACGCTTCGCGCAAGGTAATTCGAAGGCTTTCCAACAGCCCCTCACGCGTCGCTTCCTGACAGTTGACACCGGGCACTTCTTCGACCCAGCCGATCCACCAATCGCCATCCTGTTTCACAACCGCCGTGTATTTATTCTCCATAATGTAGTTTCCCCAGACATCCACATTCTAACACGACTCTCTTTCCAAAGCCGGCGAAACCAACGCCCGCGGGACCGACGACCGTCGACCCGTAATTGCCAGGTTTTTGAAGAAATAGTTGTGCTATCATTTGCGCGAGATTGAGTATGAATCTGGAACCGGTCATGAACAAAATACGAGCCGCGTGTCGGGCCAAAGATATCGCAATGTTGGGCGTCTTTGGGTCGGTCGGCCGCGATGAAGACACGCCGGATGGCGATGTCGATCTGCTCGTCCGTCTCGGCAAGCCGGTTGGATTTGTCGAGTTTATCGCTCTTGAAGACACGTTCAAAGAGATCTTCGAACGAAACGTTGATCTCGCGACCGAAGTATCGCGTATGTAATTGATGATTCATTGTCCAAGAACCTTGATCGGATTCTCATAGAGTTCTTTGATACGTTTAGTCTCGAACGTATTTCCAAGGAACAATTTTCTCACCCTCTTCTCTGCTTTCTTCATCAACTTGGATTTCTGTTTTGCATCTTTCACTTCGTGATAAAAGGCAAAAGATAAATCGGCCGGTAGATTTCCTCCACTTTCTGTCAACAAGAAGTCGTAGTCACTTCGTCTTGTAATATCAGTTAGCGTTGCCGCAATAAAAAACAAAGAATACAGCTTTTCAGGGGAGTTCGCTTCTGATCCGATATCTATCGCAGCTTCCTCAAGTGCATCTTTGAACAAGTCGTACGAATAAGCCCCGCGAATCACGGTTTGAAACAACCACAAAACATGCATGCGTGGCATTCTTGCTAATGCTCCGGAGCTCTTGCCAGACACGATTCTAAGATAAAATGAGGAAGCTTCCTTCATAATTTGTTTCACCAAATCGCGAGCAACATCCTTTGGACTAAGGTAAGCCGCGAGAAAAAAATTCGACATGTTTATCAATTTAAGCCACTTTTCGAGTTCAGTATCCGGCTCAATGCCGAGGAGATCCAGAAGGATCTCGGGAGCATCCTGTAAGAGACCTAAATAGAAGAAGTAGGTGTTCTGCCAGTACATTTGAAACGCTCTATTACTAATCGCAAGATTCCGATCATGCGCCGCATGTTTCGCATAAAAGAACTCGGGAAAGGTCCGATGTTTGAACAGAATACGAGTTCCCGTATAGTCAAACGCCATAATCTCGGTTCGGGTCATCATCATGTTGAATAAATCGTCAGTTTTAATGCCCAAGGTTCGACGATCGAGATACTCGTTGAAGAAGGACTTAGCGTGGTCAACGTCAAGCTCTTGAACTTCATTATCGAGCATAAACTGTGAGATATTCATCATTATCTGAGACAAGGCACTGAATTCTTTTTGGGACTGCAATCCCTTCTCCATATCCCATCGTCCCAGTGCATATTCAGTGTATTTCTCATATAGCTCAGTTAAGTTTGACGGAACGTCTCGATCACTTTCGTTGAGTAAGCTCGCCAATAGAATAATCGCAATCGGATTCTTAGGAAGATCGTCGAACAAAGGTGATTTCCGTAGACCTTGAGCTATTCGATTTGTGACGTCGAGGTTATTGCAAATCTTCGCGATAATGATTAAAGCCTTCTTGAACGATAACGACCGAATAAAATATTTGCCAACGTGATTTCTGATCGCGACACATTCTTCGAAGGCCTTGAGTCTTCGCGAAGCAAAGATCGCTTTAATGCTCTCTCGTTTCGCAATATTTTCGACTAGCGCTTCAAACCGATGCATTTGGTCACTGAAAAGGCCCTTCTTCTCATCGAGTCCATCTATCAAGAGCAAAATCTTTGTTGAGTCCTCAAGCTCGTCGCGTACCCCTTGCGGCAGCTTGTCTTCAATAGCCGCATCTATATTCAAATCATAGTCATCAACAATTTCCTTAAAGGTTAGTGGGATCGGTAAATAGTGCAAATGTTCAAAGGTTCCTGGCGTTGTGTATTTTTTTACAAGATGACGAAGTAGCTTCGTCTTTCCCATGCCCATATCGGCCTCTAAAAGCAGGATTCTTTCTTTATCTATTGTGGAATAAAAATCTACTTTCCTTATTCCCTGAGCGAGACGCTGCAACCTTATTCGATATTCCTTTCGCGGAAACGTACAGACGTCGGGCTCAATGAACAAATCGCCCTCCAAAGATGGAATCAAGCTATATCTTTTGTCAGCCTCCGTGGCGAAAAAATTAAGATCTGAAAGATATTTTGCGGTATGGATTTTACCTGTCATCCAAACATAGGGGACATATTTGTCGATCAGCTCCTCGACCCTTCTTCCATCAAAGAAGACAATCTTACTGGTTTTGAACTTCTCCCAAATTTTCTCCTGCGCTCCCCCTGTCACAACCCCAGTGACAAAAATCCAAATCTCTCTAATCCTTATTTTGTCTTTGCCATTTCTAAATGTTCTTTCAAGCGTACACTCATCAATTTGTCTCTCAATATCCGTAAAGTTCTGGTGAAGCGGGCCAATTTTGACAATTACTCCAACGTGGTCATCCATAGACGTAGTAACGTCAGTCTTTAGAAGTACAAAATCTGCACCTCTCTCTCGATTTCCTTGAGTATATTCAACATCTTTAACCTCAGGCATTTTCCTGAGCAGTTGGTCTAACATCGGATGAAGCACTTTAACTTCATCTGTAATTTTCTCTATTTTATTTTGTCGCGCTGGAAGTGACATCAATTTCTCCAATTAGATTCATGTTGTTTAACCAACATATTGGATGTAGATACGAAATTCAAAAAAATATCCACAGCAAAGTTAGAAGACAGCGGCGGGCAAAATCCGCGGCTTGGTTAGGTAACTAAGCGGTTGGTGGTGGTGGTAACGCCTTCTTCTTTGGTAGTGACTCGACGTGATCTGCCGAACTCCACGCGGCGATGGCGTTGGGCTTGCCGGTGCAGAAGTTCGGAACTCCACGGCCGATGGCTCCTCTTAAAGCGATCATCTTCAGCTTATCGCCCAACCCCACGTTTTTCTGGATCAGGCCGGCGACGGCGCTGTCTAGGCCGAACAAGGCTTCGTACTCAATTTCAAACATGTTTTCGTCCAGTACGAGGACCACGAAATCTACCGTCCGTTGACTGCAACACGGGCCTGCTTCAATGTATCTGCGGTTCTTTTCGTTCATAGGGTGTAATGAACCTCTTAAGGTTTTCTATTACCGGGACGTTGTTGTGGTAAGTCGATAATACTCCAGTCATTAATGATGTCAAGATTAAGGCAGCGTCCATTCTGTAATTTCGATCGTTTGAGGGTTTCTGCAAAGGCTCGTCGGAGAGCTTTGAAACCGCACTTTGTGCGGTATCGCGTGTTTCTACGTAGTTCCCGCGGCGGCAGTCGGCGGGGATGTGAATCTTTGTGGAAATGTCGGGACCGGACTTCGATGAGACTGAACCGTCAGCCTTGGCCCGAATTGGCGGCTTGCCGCACGGATGTGCGTGTTGGGTATTTGGGATCTAAATTCTGAAATTTCGAGATCTCGGTTTTGGATTGGTCTCAGATGTTCAGGGCAGGGCTCGTACCCTGCCGATACGGCGGCCCAAAAATCGCGGGCTATTGCCCGCGCACGCGATCAGTCATTTGCTATCCGGGTCAATGGAATCAACGGGCAATAGAACGATTCGCCAGGGCAGGAGCCCTGCCCTAAACGATTGACCGGGACATTTTTGGCCCAATCCAAAATCCAAAATCAAAATCTACCACCAGGACGTGCTCTTTTTGCGCGTTCCCGATCCGCCGAGGAGGCTGCCGAGAACGCCGCGGACTAGCTGGCGGCCGACGTTGCTGCCGATGGAGCGCGCGGCGCTCTTTGCAAACGCGCCGAAGGTCGAATCAGTCCGGCTTGATCCACCTGCTGCCCGCTCTTCCCTGGCGTCTTCCTTGGCCTGTTTCTCGGCCGCTTCCTGCGCCGCGAGCGCTTCGGCTTCGGCCTGCTCGGCCGCCGCCGCCGCGTCGGTTCGCGCTTTGATGAGTTCGTGAGCGGATTCGCGGTCGACAACCTTTTCGTACTGGCCGGCGACGATCGAGTTCGAGATCAACTGTTGCCGCTGTTCCGGAGTGACCGGACCGATGTGGCTGTGCGGCGGGATGACGAAAGCGCGTTCGACCATCGACGGGGTGCCCTTTGCATCAAGAAATGAAACGAGCGCCTCGCCGACGCCGAGTTCGGTGATCGCCGTCTCGACATCGATTTCCGGATTCTGCCGAAACGTCTCGGCCGCCGACCTGACCGCTTTCTGGTCGCGCGGCGTGAAGGCCCGAAGCGCGTGCTGGACGCGATTGCCGAGTTGCCCGAGGATCGTTTCGGGAATATCGATCGGGTTCTGGGTCACGAAATAAACGCCAACGCCTTTTGAACGGATCAGCCGAACGACCTGTTCGATCTTTTCGACCAACGCCGTCGGCGTGTCGGCGAACAGGAGATGCGCCTCGTCGAAAAAGAACACGAGCTTCGGCTTTTCGAGATCGCCGGCTTCGGGCAGCATTTCGAACAATTCCGAAAGGAGCCAGAGCAGAAACGTCGAATAAAGCTTCGGCGAAAGAAAAAGCTTGTCGGCGGCGAGAACGTTGACGACGCCCTTGCCGCTGATCGTCTGCATAAAGTCGTTGAGACTGACCGCCGGCTCGCCAAAGAACTTTTCGGCACCCTGGCTTTCGAGTTCGAGCAATCCACGCTGGATCGCGCCGATGGTCGCCTTTGAAACGTTGCCGTATTCGGTCTGGAACTGATCGGCGTTCTCGCCAACCCATTGCAGCAGTGAGCGCAGATCTTTAAAATCGAGCAGCATCAGACCATTCGTGTCGGCGATCTTGAAACACATCGACAGCACCGCTTCCTGCGTGTCGTTCAGTTGAAGTATTCGCCCGAGGAGCAACGGCCCCATTTCCGATACGGTCGCGCGAAGCGGATGCCCCTGTTCGCCGAAAACGTCCCAGAGCGTTACGGGGCAATTCGCAAATTCGAAACCTTCTTTAAGCCCGAGAAGTGTCAAGCGATCATCGACCTTTGAATTCCCGCCGCCGCTTTGCGAAATGCCGGTCAGATCGCCCTTGATGTCGGCCATAAAGACCGGAACGCCGATCCGGCTGAACGCCTCGCCCATCCGTTGAAGTGTGATCGTCTTTCCGGTCCCGGTCGCACCGGTGATCAATCCGTGACGATTCGCCTTGTCCGGCAAAAGAAAACATTCCTTTGCATCCTTTTTAGCAACCAAAATGGGATCTGCCATATATTTCCTTCGTAGATTTGAATTCGGGGACAATGCGCTTATATTACAACAAACGATTTCGGATTGGGGAATTCGGAATTGGGATTTCGCATTATGATGGAAGTTTTTGATACTCAGGGCGATTGTTCGATCGGGCAAAACGTTGCGAACTTTGCGCGAAGAATTGGCTTCGGCCAGGGATTTCCCCGCGCGGAGATCGCCAAGATCGCAACGTCCAATCGGAACTGAAAAGTCATCAAATCACAAGTCATTTGAGACTTCTATTCGAATTCGGGACGACTCCGCGACTTGGCAACTTCGCGAGACGACCCGAGCGGCGACAAATGATTTCGGTGAGTCGCAAACCGGCTGAAGACATCGCACCGAAAACATTAGATTGGGCTGCAACGTAAATTGATTCATGAAGAAAATAATCTTGGCGACGCTGATTTCATTGGTTCTGACGGGAACGACTATGGCACAGACAAAAGAAGCGAACCCGGCGGACGTCGGTTCGATCGACGCGATCATCAAAGCAGTTTACGACGTGATCTCGGGCGATGCCGGGGCCAAACGCGATTGGGATCGGTTTCAGACGCTGTTCTACAAGAATGCCCGCCTGATCCCATCGGGCAAGAACGCGACGACGGGCGCGGTCGGGGCCAATGCGATCTCTCCCGAAGACTACATCAAACGCGTCGAACCGATTTTTGCGAAAGACGGTTTCTACGAGCGCGAACTCGCCAGCCGCAGAGAAGTGTACGGCAACATCGCGCACGTGTTTTCGACTTACGAATCGTTCCGCAAGTCGGACGACAAGAAACCGTTTATGCGCGGGATCAACAGTTTTCAACTGCTCAACGACGGCAAGCGCTGGTGGGTCCTCACGATCTACTGGCAAGGCGAAACGCCGGAAAACCCGATCCCGAAGAAGTACTTGAAATCGAAGCGGTAAGAACGCCGTATGAGTGACACGTTTACGCGTTACTTACGATTGGCGTACGCCAACGCCGTATGAGTGACGCGTTCACGCGTTACTTACGATCGGCGTACGCCAACGCCGTATGAGGGACGCGTTTACGCGTTACTTACGATCGGCGTACGCCAACGCCGTACGAGTGACGCGTTCACGCG contains the following coding sequences:
- a CDS encoding type II toxin-antitoxin system HicB family antitoxin, yielding MENKYTAVVKQDGDWWIGWVEEVPGVNCQEATREGLLESLRITLREALEFNREDARRMAGANFEEALIAA
- a CDS encoding nucleotidyltransferase domain-containing protein produces the protein MNLEPVMNKIRAACRAKDIAMLGVFGSVGRDEDTPDGDVDLLVRLGKPVGFVEFIALEDTFKEIFERNVDLATEVSRM
- a CDS encoding NACHT domain-containing protein; translated protein: MSLPARQNKIEKITDEVKVLHPMLDQLLRKMPEVKDVEYTQGNRERGADFVLLKTDVTTSMDDHVGVIVKIGPLHQNFTDIERQIDECTLERTFRNGKDKIRIREIWIFVTGVVTGGAQEKIWEKFKTSKIVFFDGRRVEELIDKYVPYVWMTGKIHTAKYLSDLNFFATEADKRYSLIPSLEGDLFIEPDVCTFPRKEYRIRLQRLAQGIRKVDFYSTIDKERILLLEADMGMGKTKLLRHLVKKYTTPGTFEHLHYLPIPLTFKEIVDDYDLNIDAAIEDKLPQGVRDELEDSTKILLLIDGLDEKKGLFSDQMHRFEALVENIAKRESIKAIFASRRLKAFEECVAIRNHVGKYFIRSLSFKKALIIIAKICNNLDVTNRIAQGLRKSPLFDDLPKNPIAIILLASLLNESDRDVPSNLTELYEKYTEYALGRWDMEKGLQSQKEFSALSQIMMNISQFMLDNEVQELDVDHAKSFFNEYLDRRTLGIKTDDLFNMMMTRTEIMAFDYTGTRILFKHRTFPEFFYAKHAAHDRNLAISNRAFQMYWQNTYFFYLGLLQDAPEILLDLLGIEPDTELEKWLKLINMSNFFLAAYLSPKDVARDLVKQIMKEASSFYLRIVSGKSSGALARMPRMHVLWLFQTVIRGAYSYDLFKDALEEAAIDIGSEANSPEKLYSLFFIAATLTDITRRSDYDFLLTESGGNLPADLSFAFYHEVKDAKQKSKLMKKAEKRVRKLFLGNTFETKRIKELYENPIKVLGQ
- a CDS encoding DUF853 family protein yields the protein MADPILVAKKDAKECFLLPDKANRHGLITGATGTGKTITLQRMGEAFSRIGVPVFMADIKGDLTGISQSGGGNSKVDDRLTLLGLKEGFEFANCPVTLWDVFGEQGHPLRATVSEMGPLLLGRILQLNDTQEAVLSMCFKIADTNGLMLLDFKDLRSLLQWVGENADQFQTEYGNVSKATIGAIQRGLLELESQGAEKFFGEPAVSLNDFMQTISGKGVVNVLAADKLFLSPKLYSTFLLWLLSELFEMLPEAGDLEKPKLVFFFDEAHLLFADTPTALVEKIEQVVRLIRSKGVGVYFVTQNPIDIPETILGQLGNRVQHALRAFTPRDQKAVRSAAETFRQNPEIDVETAITELGVGEALVSFLDAKGTPSMVERAFVIPPHSHIGPVTPEQRQQLISNSIVAGQYEKVVDRESAHELIKARTDAAAAAEQAEAEALAAQEAAEKQAKEDAREERAAGGSSRTDSTFGAFAKSAARSIGSNVGRQLVRGVLGSLLGGSGTRKKSTSWW